The following proteins are encoded in a genomic region of Burkholderia gladioli:
- the hpnD gene encoding presqualene diphosphate synthase HpnD: MAVSNLVVDDTQTDVAAVSSGSSFYRAMRILPAAQRDAMFQVYAFCRAVDDIADDGGSREERAAGLDRWRVDIDACYAGKPRASLVPLTEEIRKFGLKREDFHDMIDGMAMDAAEDICAPDDATLDLYCDRVASSAGRLSVRIFGMQEAPGIELAHHLGRALQLTNILRDIDEDADINRCYLSRELLEREGIPVTDPLTIAAHPALPGVCATLAERALAHFARADAIMDGAPRAQVKAPRIMSGAYRCILEAAMARGFAAPRAPLRKPRLRMMLIALRYAFF; the protein is encoded by the coding sequence TTGGCCGTTTCCAATCTAGTCGTGGACGACACCCAAACCGACGTCGCTGCCGTCTCATCGGGCAGTTCCTTCTATCGCGCGATGCGGATCCTGCCGGCGGCGCAGCGCGACGCGATGTTCCAGGTCTATGCGTTCTGCCGCGCCGTCGACGATATCGCCGATGACGGCGGCTCGCGCGAGGAACGCGCGGCCGGGCTCGACCGCTGGCGCGTCGACATCGACGCCTGCTACGCCGGCAAGCCGCGCGCCTCGCTGGTGCCGCTCACCGAGGAAATCCGCAAGTTCGGGCTCAAGCGCGAGGATTTCCACGACATGATCGACGGCATGGCGATGGACGCCGCCGAGGACATCTGCGCGCCCGACGACGCCACGCTCGATCTCTATTGCGATCGCGTGGCGAGCTCGGCGGGCCGCTTGTCGGTGCGGATCTTCGGCATGCAGGAAGCGCCCGGCATCGAGCTGGCGCATCACCTCGGCCGCGCGCTGCAGCTGACCAACATCCTGCGCGACATCGACGAGGACGCCGACATCAACCGCTGCTATCTGTCGCGCGAGTTGCTCGAACGCGAGGGCATTCCCGTGACCGATCCGCTCACGATCGCCGCGCATCCGGCGCTGCCGGGCGTCTGCGCGACGCTGGCGGAGCGCGCGCTGGCGCATTTCGCGCGCGCCGACGCGATCATGGACGGCGCGCCGCGCGCGCAGGTCAAGGCGCCGCGCATCATGTCCGGCGCCTATCGCTGCATACTCGAGGCCGCGATGGCACGTGGCTTCGCCGCGCCGCGCGCGCCGCTGCGCAAGCCGCGCCTGCGGATGATGCTGATCGCCTTGCGCTACGCGTTCTTCTGA
- a CDS encoding alpha/beta fold hydrolase, whose product MNHPDIDTHSRNAAAPLPFVLVHGAWHGAWAYERLGAALAARGHASVAHDLPAHGINARYPAAFWQGDAQALAQEPSPVAATTLDDYTGQVLRAIDAACALGHPRVVLVGHSMGGVAITAAAERAPERIAALVYLAAFMPASGVPGLDYVRAPENHGEMLASLICASPRAIGALRINPASRDAAYLATLKQALFEDVDEATFRAVTRLMSSDVPTAPFATPIATTAERWGSIARHYVTCAEDRVILPALQRRFIAEADAFLPERPTRVHALDSSHSPFLSQPDTLAELLTGIARNTAI is encoded by the coding sequence GTGAACCATCCCGACATCGACACCCATTCGCGCAACGCCGCCGCGCCGCTGCCCTTCGTGCTGGTCCACGGCGCCTGGCATGGCGCCTGGGCCTACGAGCGCCTGGGCGCGGCGCTCGCGGCGCGCGGCCATGCGAGCGTCGCGCACGACCTGCCCGCGCATGGCATCAACGCGCGCTACCCGGCCGCGTTCTGGCAGGGCGATGCGCAGGCGCTGGCCCAGGAGCCATCGCCGGTCGCCGCCACCACGCTCGACGATTACACCGGGCAGGTGCTGCGCGCGATCGATGCCGCTTGCGCGCTCGGCCACCCGCGCGTAGTGCTGGTCGGCCACAGCATGGGCGGCGTGGCGATCACGGCCGCGGCCGAGCGGGCGCCGGAGCGGATCGCGGCGCTGGTCTACCTGGCCGCGTTCATGCCCGCCTCGGGCGTGCCTGGTCTCGACTACGTGCGTGCCCCCGAGAACCATGGCGAAATGCTGGCCTCGCTGATCTGCGCCAGCCCTCGCGCGATCGGCGCGCTGCGCATCAACCCGGCCAGCCGCGACGCGGCCTATCTCGCCACGCTGAAGCAGGCGCTGTTCGAGGATGTTGACGAGGCGACGTTCCGCGCCGTGACACGGCTGATGTCCTCGGACGTGCCGACCGCGCCATTCGCCACGCCGATCGCGACCACGGCCGAGCGCTGGGGCTCGATCGCGCGCCACTACGTGACCTGCGCCGAGGATCGCGTGATCCTGCCGGCGCTGCAGCGGCGCTTCATCGCCGAGGCCGACGCCTTCCTGCCCGAGCGGCCGACGCGCGTCCACGCACTCGACAGCAGCCATTCGCCGTTCCTGTCCCAGCCCGACACGCTCGCCGAGTTGCTGACGGGCATCGCGCGCAACACGGCGATCTGA
- a CDS encoding NADPH-dependent FMN reductase: MTYRIAVVVGSLRRESFNRALAKAVISLAPDDFDFEFADIGKLALYSQDYDPAFPAEATAFKKQIEEADGLLFVTPEYNRSIPGVLKNALDWGSRPWGHNSWSGKPGAVLGTSPGAIGTALAQQHLRNVLSYLDVATLAQPEMFIKHDTSRIDDEGKIVSDDTRKFLQSFVDRYADWVRRHATKTA, translated from the coding sequence ATGACATACCGAATTGCCGTGGTCGTCGGCAGCCTGCGACGCGAGTCGTTCAACCGGGCTCTCGCCAAGGCCGTGATCTCGCTTGCCCCCGATGATTTCGACTTCGAGTTCGCCGATATCGGCAAGCTCGCGCTCTACAGCCAGGATTACGATCCGGCCTTTCCCGCCGAGGCGACCGCCTTCAAGAAACAGATCGAGGAAGCCGATGGCCTGCTGTTCGTGACGCCCGAGTACAACCGCTCGATCCCGGGCGTGTTGAAGAACGCGCTCGACTGGGGTTCACGGCCGTGGGGACACAATTCCTGGAGCGGCAAGCCCGGCGCCGTGCTCGGTACCTCGCCGGGCGCCATCGGCACCGCGCTCGCGCAGCAGCATCTGCGCAACGTGCTGTCTTATCTCGATGTCGCGACGCTCGCGCAGCCCGAGATGTTCATCAAGCACGACACCAGCCGCATCGACGATGAGGGCAAGATCGTCAGCGACGACACGCGCAAGTTCCTGCAGTCCTTCGTCGATCGCTACGCGGATTGGGTGCGTCGCCACGCGACGAAGACGGCCTGA
- the parA gene encoding ParA family partition ATPase produces MAAEIIAVTQQKGGVGKSTISMHLGAAFHEKGKRVLVVDADGQNTLIHWSSASGDSDNGIPFPVVNLAEAGGQIHREIKKFINDYDVIVVDCPPSITEKVSGVVLLAATVAVIPTSSSPADYWSSVGLVKLIQQAQVMNEDLRAVFLLNKTEEKRMLTRELKRAIEELGFPLLKTQIPTREAYKQAMALGQTVLQMNDRGARLAAAEIRACADEIAGMLP; encoded by the coding sequence TTGGCAGCCGAAATCATTGCGGTCACTCAACAGAAGGGCGGTGTCGGTAAGAGCACCATCTCCATGCACCTCGGCGCGGCATTCCATGAAAAAGGGAAGCGCGTCCTCGTCGTCGACGCAGATGGCCAAAACACGCTCATCCATTGGTCAAGCGCGTCAGGTGACAGCGACAACGGCATCCCGTTTCCTGTCGTCAATCTCGCCGAAGCCGGCGGACAGATCCATCGCGAGATCAAGAAGTTCATCAACGACTACGACGTCATCGTGGTCGACTGCCCGCCGTCGATCACGGAGAAGGTTTCCGGCGTCGTGCTGCTGGCTGCCACCGTCGCCGTCATTCCCACCTCGTCGTCACCGGCCGATTACTGGTCGAGCGTCGGCCTCGTGAAACTGATCCAGCAAGCCCAGGTCATGAACGAAGACCTGCGCGCGGTGTTCCTGCTGAACAAGACTGAAGAGAAACGCATGCTGACGCGGGAGCTGAAGCGTGCCATCGAAGAATTGGGCTTCCCTCTGCTGAAGACGCAGATCCCGACGCGCGAGGCCTATAAGCAGGCGATGGCGCTGGGGCAAACTGTCCTGCAGATGAACGATCGTGGCGCGCGCCTCGCCGCCGCGGAAATCCGTGCATGCGCCGACGAAATCGCCGGCATGCTGCCCTGA
- a CDS encoding ParB/RepB/Spo0J family partition protein, with product MKPSQFAKGFQARPDTTTSEKRTALDRLNAIDGIVKSETPAPTKSSKKDIPVTIVETPPAEPTNESPQYHAWRVEHRYQPGQIIELPLKTIKASPFNPRHFYLKSSIAELAVNLAKQGQQQAIHVIPDYEHPGTFFVSDGGRRVRALKEANKDSVKAIVIDIPIGIESYKLGYDLNVQRDSQTVFDNAVVWRRFLEDKFFQSQKELAEHLGIDESTIAVALSIGKLPEAVMQEMVTRTDRFGSNMAYQVGRYHSARGTDATLRLINKILSDDLSTRQVADIVKGRASAQENAKPAGRQRYAQRHEIKMNGSTVGDLKSYGDDRLELRLRGLSREKRDEILQQLEKMLLS from the coding sequence ATGAAACCCTCCCAATTTGCCAAAGGCTTCCAGGCGCGCCCCGATACCACCACCAGCGAAAAGCGAACGGCGCTCGATCGGCTCAATGCGATCGATGGGATCGTGAAGTCGGAAACGCCGGCACCAACGAAATCGTCAAAGAAAGACATCCCGGTCACGATCGTCGAGACGCCGCCGGCGGAGCCGACCAATGAATCGCCGCAATATCACGCGTGGCGCGTCGAGCATCGCTACCAGCCCGGCCAGATCATCGAACTGCCGCTGAAGACGATCAAGGCGAGCCCATTCAATCCGCGGCACTTCTATCTGAAGTCGTCGATCGCCGAACTCGCCGTCAATCTCGCGAAACAAGGGCAGCAGCAGGCGATCCACGTGATCCCCGACTACGAGCACCCCGGCACCTTCTTCGTCAGCGACGGCGGCCGGCGCGTACGCGCGCTGAAGGAGGCGAACAAGGATTCGGTGAAGGCCATCGTGATCGACATTCCGATCGGCATCGAGAGCTACAAGCTCGGTTACGACCTGAACGTCCAGCGCGATTCGCAAACCGTGTTCGACAACGCGGTGGTCTGGCGCCGCTTTCTGGAGGACAAGTTCTTCCAGAGCCAGAAGGAGCTGGCCGAGCATCTGGGCATCGACGAATCGACGATCGCCGTGGCCTTGTCGATCGGCAAGCTGCCCGAGGCCGTGATGCAGGAAATGGTCACGCGTACCGATCGCTTCGGCTCGAACATGGCCTACCAGGTCGGCCGTTATCACTCGGCTCGCGGTACCGACGCCACGCTGCGCCTGATCAACAAGATCCTGTCCGACGACCTCAGCACACGACAGGTAGCCGACATCGTGAAGGGCAGGGCGAGCGCGCAAGAAAACGCCAAGCCGGCAGGGCGGCAGCGTTATGCCCAGCGCCATGAGATCAAGATGAATGGTTCGACGGTCGGTGACCTGAAGTCCTATGGTGACGACCGCCTTGAGCTCCGCCTGCGCGGCCTGTCGCGAGAAAAGCGCGACGAGATCTTGCAACAACTCGAAAAGATGCTGCTCAGCTGA
- a CDS encoding replication initiation protein, producing the protein MVTKRAKKTDVDVVNASSAELRKAVEAIAIQPKSGKITLLTRKLFNVLLAVAQQADDSGDTYRALLSDIVANSAFDSNDTALVKEHLRRMVSVQVEWSTGTSSQKPGRKWGISTLIADAEILEDPTTRRVWVEFSFAPKIKKKLLDPVQYARLSLQFQSQLRSSAGLALYEICVRYLTNPSHLTMREPWEWWRPILSGTPDTEAGDEAKREYKYFKRDYLRPAIAEVNAVTNIFVELIEHREGRRVAEIQFRVSERKQPMLALDEHPNVFDSTLVDRMVKLGIPLKEAQTLYADSEENRIRAALQMTEQRMRSTTLPPVRSAGALFKDALKKGYAPPVDPDALPGTTAAGKLASVASAAGSLDDPKARLRGEYDAYRRKEAKSLYEEQGQAERDLARQSFETDVLPALGSHLRDDWRRRGLDSKLVETAFFDWLALKTWGEPTDGDLLAFTLNQSRAA; encoded by the coding sequence ATGGTTACGAAGCGCGCCAAGAAAACCGATGTGGATGTGGTGAATGCCAGCTCCGCCGAACTACGCAAGGCGGTCGAGGCGATCGCCATCCAGCCGAAGAGCGGCAAGATCACGCTGCTGACGCGCAAGCTCTTCAACGTGTTGCTGGCCGTCGCGCAGCAGGCCGACGATTCCGGCGATACCTACCGGGCGCTGCTGTCCGACATCGTCGCGAACTCGGCTTTCGATTCGAACGACACGGCGCTCGTGAAGGAGCACCTGCGACGCATGGTGTCTGTCCAGGTCGAATGGAGCACCGGCACCTCGAGCCAGAAGCCCGGCCGCAAGTGGGGGATCTCGACGCTGATCGCCGATGCGGAAATTCTCGAGGATCCGACCACCCGCCGCGTCTGGGTCGAATTCTCGTTCGCGCCGAAGATCAAGAAGAAGCTGCTCGACCCCGTCCAGTACGCGCGCCTGAGCCTGCAGTTCCAGAGCCAGTTGCGCAGCAGCGCCGGCCTGGCCTTGTACGAGATCTGCGTGCGCTACCTGACCAACCCGAGCCACCTGACGATGCGCGAGCCCTGGGAATGGTGGCGGCCGATCCTGTCGGGCACCCCCGACACTGAAGCCGGCGACGAGGCCAAGCGCGAATACAAATACTTCAAGCGCGATTACCTGCGCCCGGCAATCGCCGAGGTGAATGCGGTCACGAATATCTTCGTCGAGCTGATCGAGCATCGCGAAGGCCGTCGCGTGGCCGAGATCCAGTTTCGCGTTTCCGAGCGCAAGCAGCCGATGCTGGCGCTCGACGAACATCCGAACGTATTCGACAGCACGCTGGTCGACCGCATGGTCAAGCTCGGCATTCCCTTGAAGGAAGCGCAGACGCTTTATGCGGACAGCGAGGAAAACCGGATTCGCGCGGCACTCCAGATGACCGAGCAGCGTATGCGCAGCACCACCCTGCCGCCGGTACGCAGTGCCGGGGCGCTGTTCAAGGATGCGCTGAAGAAGGGTTATGCCCCGCCGGTCGACCCGGATGCGCTGCCGGGTACAACGGCCGCGGGCAAGCTGGCGTCGGTGGCATCCGCGGCGGGTTCGCTCGACGATCCGAAGGCGCGGCTGCGCGGCGAATACGACGCCTACCGCCGCAAGGAAGCAAAATCGCTCTACGAGGAACAGGGCCAGGCCGAGCGGGATTTGGCACGGCAATCGTTCGAGACCGATGTGCTGCCGGCTCTTGGTTCGCATCTGCGCGATGACTGGCGCCGGCGCGGACTCGATTCGAAGCTGGTCGAGACGGCATTCTTCGATTGGCTCGCGCTGAAGACCTGGGGCGAGCCGACCGACGGTGATCTGCTGGCGTTCACGCTGAATCAGTCGCGAGCAGCTTGA
- a CDS encoding DNA-binding protein — protein sequence MTFDDIRQTIRAELDAMRTSGARRQDLSLHACKRLFFDLGIRPSAANVRDLTQTGSAGDIPKDIDFFWERIRSASKVRLDGGNLPKSLEDKAGELLGSLYEEAQKEARIGLEAERQEASNEIAAAAQRVREAQVRHETLELALARSENRAEQLQAKLTEAEIRLATASTHGAAHQDSLQVLTQRLENENELLNKRLEGEQQQNASLRERIDALHVESRQNTEHYAQQIKDAVAEAERRVKPMLVELDSLRSMAGTYQAGLRDVNRKEFEFLQQLSAAKARADRLDEQLREQSDELTAATREIETLRQAQGVPSGIAALLRRLADAGLLDAAAFEAIGSSIDAHVNLPPRCPKCEEGEPELSHDQEGFELLCPECEHASGHCASRFEAVTQFNRIGSSSGSLW from the coding sequence ATGACTTTCGACGACATCCGCCAAACGATCCGTGCCGAACTCGATGCGATGCGCACAAGCGGCGCACGCCGGCAGGATCTTTCGCTTCACGCCTGCAAACGCCTGTTTTTCGACCTGGGCATTCGACCCTCCGCAGCCAATGTGCGCGACCTGACCCAAACCGGTAGCGCCGGCGATATCCCCAAGGACATCGATTTCTTCTGGGAGCGGATTCGCTCCGCCTCGAAGGTAAGGCTCGACGGCGGCAATTTGCCGAAATCCCTGGAAGACAAGGCTGGTGAACTGCTGGGCTCGCTATATGAGGAAGCGCAGAAGGAAGCGCGGATCGGGCTGGAAGCCGAGCGGCAAGAAGCCAGCAACGAAATTGCCGCGGCAGCCCAGCGGGTTCGCGAGGCGCAGGTTCGCCACGAAACGCTCGAGCTCGCCCTTGCGCGTAGCGAGAACCGTGCGGAGCAATTGCAGGCGAAGCTCACCGAAGCGGAAATCCGCTTGGCAACCGCGTCGACGCACGGCGCGGCGCACCAGGATTCCCTGCAGGTGCTGACTCAGCGGCTCGAAAACGAAAACGAGCTGTTGAACAAGCGTTTGGAAGGAGAACAGCAGCAGAATGCGTCGCTGAGAGAAAGAATTGACGCCTTGCACGTCGAATCGCGTCAGAACACGGAACATTACGCCCAGCAGATCAAGGATGCGGTGGCCGAAGCCGAGCGCCGTGTGAAGCCGATGCTGGTAGAGCTCGATTCGCTGCGCAGCATGGCCGGCACTTATCAAGCGGGTCTGCGCGACGTGAACCGAAAAGAATTCGAGTTCTTACAACAACTTAGCGCCGCCAAGGCGCGCGCCGACCGACTCGACGAGCAACTGCGCGAACAGAGTGACGAGTTGACGGCCGCGACGCGGGAAATCGAGACATTGCGCCAGGCACAGGGCGTCCCATCCGGAATTGCCGCGTTGCTGCGACGCCTGGCCGATGCCGGGCTGCTCGATGCGGCGGCTTTCGAGGCGATCGGATCGTCGATCGATGCGCACGTGAATTTGCCGCCGCGCTGCCCGAAGTGTGAGGAAGGCGAGCCGGAACTGTCGCACGACCAGGAGGGCTTCGAATTGCTGTGCCCGGAATGCGAACACGCTTCCGGCCACTGTGCCTCGCGCTTCGAGGCGGTCACACAGTTCAACCGGATCGGCAGCTCGAGCGGCTCGCTGTGGTAA
- a CDS encoding tyrosine-type recombinase/integrase gives MSLPSPSTAGTLVATEPDLFDGTEADWVAQPDASFDAWLATQDFRRSSADVYRAQWGAFLTWLGERQQTLATVDTQSIANFVGELPIKKTQRVRYLRLIERVLDHVRRNEFGSTNPARFIAQDGEALWRRARDNEPTSFLSPSERAALLAYLFSPLPAAGMSHWKERRDRALVAAFLGGGLKTGEARILTISCVKPGEPAVRLPSTHPAFERETHLASFAIALFDAWLAERRRCDIPGDLVFPSSLTGRPMHKATMLRAVDAIVEAANIANSRTERASPQTLRNTFAAELFENGVTPERVGHWLGFMQPVSANRLHRAWRTWRDNLEKTAIGDQEAVASSAENPRLV, from the coding sequence ATGTCTCTTCCAAGTCCCTCGACTGCCGGGACGCTGGTGGCCACCGAACCCGATCTGTTCGACGGCACCGAGGCGGACTGGGTCGCCCAACCGGACGCGTCGTTCGACGCGTGGCTCGCGACGCAAGACTTTCGCCGTTCGTCGGCCGACGTCTATCGCGCGCAATGGGGCGCGTTCCTGACCTGGCTCGGCGAACGGCAACAGACGCTCGCCACGGTCGACACCCAATCGATCGCCAATTTCGTCGGCGAGCTGCCGATCAAGAAAACGCAACGGGTCCGTTATTTGCGACTCATCGAGCGGGTGCTCGACCATGTACGTCGCAATGAATTCGGCTCGACCAACCCGGCCCGCTTCATTGCTCAGGATGGCGAAGCATTGTGGCGCCGGGCACGCGACAACGAACCCACCAGTTTCCTCTCGCCGTCCGAACGCGCGGCCCTGCTCGCCTATCTGTTCTCGCCGCTGCCAGCGGCCGGCATGTCGCATTGGAAGGAACGGCGCGATCGCGCGCTGGTGGCGGCCTTTCTTGGAGGAGGATTGAAAACGGGGGAAGCACGCATATTGACGATTAGTTGCGTCAAACCCGGTGAGCCCGCGGTGCGCCTGCCCTCCACGCATCCGGCCTTCGAGCGCGAAACGCATCTTGCCTCGTTCGCGATTGCGCTATTCGACGCCTGGCTTGCCGAACGGCGGCGCTGCGATATTCCTGGCGACCTGGTCTTTCCTTCCTCGCTGACCGGCCGGCCGATGCACAAGGCCACCATGCTGCGCGCGGTCGATGCCATTGTCGAAGCCGCCAACATCGCCAACTCGAGAACCGAACGGGCCAGCCCGCAAACGCTGCGCAACACTTTCGCGGCCGAACTGTTCGAAAACGGTGTCACGCCCGAGCGCGTCGGCCATTGGCTCGGCTTCATGCAGCCGGTTTCGGCGAATCGCTTGCACCGAGCTTGGCGAACTTGGCGCGACAATCTCGAAAAAACCGCAATTGGGGACCAGGAAGCGGTTGCGAGCTCGGCCGAAAACCCGCGTCTGGTCTGA
- a CDS encoding DUF2471 family protein produces MTEQDLAALSFKAAAQDMEMIVRHIAARYIRQRVPLTWRLLQAIEAEAMADLGFAARHDPFIRSLFERPADFEFPETDDPIDVAQSNALPAVLSYAVSAYEAASRQPKLGPAEPVPSSRPRRVRIWGG; encoded by the coding sequence ATGACCGAACAGGACCTGGCCGCGCTCAGCTTCAAGGCTGCGGCGCAAGACATGGAGATGATCGTCCGCCACATTGCCGCCCGCTACATCCGTCAGCGGGTACCGCTGACGTGGCGGCTGCTGCAAGCGATCGAGGCCGAGGCGATGGCCGATCTCGGCTTCGCCGCCCGGCACGATCCCTTCATCCGCAGCCTGTTCGAAAGGCCCGCGGATTTCGAATTCCCCGAAACAGACGATCCAATCGACGTCGCGCAGTCCAATGCGCTGCCGGCGGTGCTGTCGTATGCCGTCTCGGCCTATGAGGCCGCCTCGCGGCAGCCGAAGCTCGGTCCCGCCGAGCCGGTGCCGAGTTCGCGTCCGCGGCGCGTACGCATCTGGGGCGGCTGA
- a CDS encoding helix-turn-helix domain-containing protein, translating into MASSSGTRRAAASASPPAGDASIPPRVGETIQRLRNERKLTLDDLSRAAGVSKSMLSEIERDKANPTIAVAWRLTNALGISLDELFAQPKSPETIRVDGLHDIPTLSGHDNQYQLRVWGPIELAGRFEWYELTLPANGALVSNAHEPGTREHLTVLAGSIEIEAGSSSRRLKTGETARYAADAPHAIRNLGRGEAKALLIVIHR; encoded by the coding sequence ATGGCAAGTTCTTCCGGCACGCGCCGCGCCGCGGCTTCCGCCTCGCCGCCGGCGGGCGATGCGAGCATCCCGCCGCGCGTCGGCGAGACCATCCAGCGGCTGCGCAACGAACGCAAGCTCACGCTTGACGACCTGTCGCGCGCGGCCGGCGTGTCGAAATCGATGCTTTCGGAAATCGAGCGCGACAAGGCCAACCCGACCATCGCGGTGGCCTGGCGCCTGACCAATGCGCTCGGCATCAGCCTCGACGAGCTGTTCGCGCAGCCGAAATCGCCGGAGACGATCCGGGTCGACGGCCTGCACGACATCCCGACGCTGTCCGGCCATGACAATCAATATCAGTTGCGCGTCTGGGGCCCGATCGAACTGGCCGGCCGCTTCGAATGGTACGAACTGACCCTGCCGGCCAATGGCGCGCTGGTGTCGAATGCCCACGAGCCCGGCACGCGCGAGCACCTGACCGTGCTGGCCGGTTCGATCGAGATCGAGGCCGGCAGCAGTTCGCGGCGCTTGAAGACCGGCGAGACCGCGCGCTACGCGGCCGATGCGCCGCACGCGATCCGCAATCTCGGCCGCGGCGAGGCCAAGGCGCTGCTGATCGTGATCCATCGCTGA
- a CDS encoding glycine C-acetyltransferase, whose amino-acid sequence MRDAFLAHVRGTLDQIRADGFYKTEREIASPQAADVKLADGAGVLNFCANNYLGLANDRRLVAAAAAGLERDGFGMASVRFICGTQTVHKQLEAALSRFLGTDDTILYSSCFDANGGLFETLLGEEDAIISDELNHASIIDGVRLSKAKRFRYKNNDMQDLEAKLREADEAGARFKLIATDGVFSMDGIIADLKGVCDLADRYGALVMVDDSHAVGFIGEHGRGTPEHCGVADRVDIVTGTLGKALGGASGGYVSARKEIVELLRQRSRPYLFSNTLAPSIAEASLAVLELLASDEGARLRRRVRENGAHFRRRMSEAGFTLVPGEHPIIPVMLGDAQVATRMADALLAEGVYVIGFSFPVVPRGRARIRTQMSAAHTPEQIDRAVDAFVRVGKSLGVI is encoded by the coding sequence ATGCGTGATGCCTTCCTCGCCCATGTGCGCGGAACCCTCGACCAGATCCGCGCCGACGGTTTCTACAAGACCGAGCGCGAGATCGCGAGCCCCCAGGCCGCGGACGTGAAGCTGGCCGACGGCGCCGGCGTGCTGAATTTCTGCGCGAACAACTATCTCGGCCTGGCCAACGATCGGCGCCTGGTGGCGGCCGCGGCGGCGGGCCTCGAGCGCGACGGCTTCGGGATGGCCTCGGTGCGTTTCATCTGCGGCACGCAGACGGTGCACAAGCAGCTCGAGGCGGCGCTGTCGCGCTTCCTCGGCACCGACGACACGATCCTCTATTCGAGCTGCTTCGACGCGAACGGCGGCCTGTTCGAGACGCTGCTCGGCGAAGAGGACGCGATCATCAGCGATGAACTGAACCACGCCAGCATCATCGACGGCGTGCGCCTGTCCAAGGCCAAGCGTTTTCGCTACAAGAACAACGACATGCAGGATCTCGAGGCGAAGCTGCGCGAGGCCGATGAGGCCGGCGCGCGCTTCAAGCTGATCGCGACCGACGGCGTGTTCTCGATGGACGGCATCATCGCCGACCTGAAAGGCGTCTGCGACCTGGCCGATCGTTACGGCGCGCTGGTGATGGTCGACGATTCGCACGCGGTCGGCTTCATCGGCGAACATGGCCGCGGCACGCCCGAGCATTGCGGCGTGGCCGATCGGGTCGACATCGTCACCGGCACGCTCGGCAAGGCGCTGGGCGGTGCATCGGGCGGTTATGTGTCGGCACGCAAGGAGATCGTCGAGCTGCTGCGCCAGCGTTCGCGTCCCTACCTGTTCTCGAACACGCTCGCGCCGAGCATCGCCGAGGCCTCGCTGGCCGTGCTCGAACTGCTCGCCAGCGACGAGGGCGCGCGCCTGCGCCGCCGCGTGCGCGAGAATGGCGCGCATTTCCGCCGCCGCATGAGCGAGGCCGGCTTCACCCTGGTGCCGGGCGAGCATCCGATCATCCCGGTGATGCTCGGCGATGCGCAGGTCGCGACCAGGATGGCCGATGCGCTGCTGGCCGAAGGCGTCTACGTGATCGGCTTCTCGTTCCCGGTGGTGCCGCGCGGCCGTGCGCGGATCCGCACGCAGATGAGCGCGGCCCACACGCCCGAGCAGATCGATCGTGCCGTCGACGCCTTCGTGCGGGTCGGCAAGTCGCTGGGCGTGATCTGA